A genomic segment from Thiomicrorhabdus aquaedulcis encodes:
- the rsxC gene encoding electron transport complex subunit RsxC: MNSKVHNPAHSANEKRSKWFSAVLQSFLKGLARLYPAAKRGLYRFHGGIFPQYNKSLSAKQPIHAPIIPERLILPLQQQVGQPAELLVKVGSYVKKNQLIARSNKDATKALVVPIHAPTSGTIIAVEPFTLPHPSGLTDLCVILKPDQLDVAINNVLHVDASVPKTPQALKDILFNAGIIGMGGAGFPTYAKIPAQKGQIHTLMINGAECEPFITCDDLLMQTRSDEIIQGAIMTAHALGAVTILFGIETNKPEAIKAAQIAANNAAQKFTDDPIVQIISVATVYPMGGQKQLTQELTGVEVPKKTHSVDLGMLMMNVATFAAIYRAVTYGEPLTSRLITVSGLGLHKPFNIQALIGTPFDVLAQAAQPKTPLNYPLIVGGPMMGYQVKNNQVPVTKTSNCILANPPQPIEMQMPCIRCGECMDACPINLLPQQMYWHAQAHEYDKVEKLNVFDCIECGCCSFVCPSHIPLVQYYRHAKAEIKELHVQAHAIDLAKQRHEFKLARIEREKQEREARLNAKKAAVKQAIKPPAQEITSTQDTTMQVAPKPVSAAAAAAKAAAAKRAAQKSAAKMDEIDAVAVTFNHPSIDPSNHNQALPNVERHVENHVEPHIAPSNPPSLEPTVLDLSAMPPARRRAIEAAQKAALKSAHKSVQKADTPDNYASQPQIIDLTQASVSSNTTNSSSAALDKENARNAAMQAARDAAQKRKASVSAAKPPIQTQAPTDLSSNDLNAIDSVADASTIASKIEPTLAPTDSPESKRDKAVAAARLRAAQRKTQSQEPH, translated from the coding sequence ATGAACTCAAAAGTGCACAACCCCGCTCATTCCGCTAATGAAAAACGCTCTAAATGGTTTAGCGCAGTGCTTCAGTCATTCCTAAAGGGTTTAGCTCGACTCTATCCAGCGGCTAAGCGCGGGTTATACCGCTTTCACGGTGGAATTTTTCCGCAATACAACAAGTCGCTTTCGGCCAAACAGCCAATTCACGCACCGATTATTCCAGAACGCTTGATTTTGCCTTTGCAACAACAAGTTGGGCAACCGGCCGAGCTGTTGGTAAAAGTGGGCAGTTACGTCAAAAAAAATCAACTGATTGCTCGTTCCAATAAAGACGCGACTAAAGCCTTGGTGGTACCCATCCACGCCCCTACTTCGGGCACCATTATTGCAGTTGAACCCTTTACCTTGCCGCACCCTTCGGGCTTAACCGATTTGTGCGTTATTTTAAAACCCGACCAACTTGACGTGGCCATTAACAACGTCTTACACGTCGATGCTTCTGTGCCAAAAACTCCGCAAGCGCTTAAGGACATCTTATTTAACGCCGGCATTATTGGTATGGGGGGTGCTGGGTTTCCGACTTACGCTAAAATTCCGGCGCAAAAAGGTCAAATTCACACCTTAATGATTAACGGAGCCGAATGCGAGCCGTTTATTACCTGCGACGATTTGTTAATGCAAACGCGCAGTGACGAAATTATTCAAGGCGCCATAATGACCGCGCACGCCTTGGGTGCTGTGACAATTCTATTTGGCATTGAAACCAACAAGCCCGAAGCGATTAAAGCCGCTCAAATAGCCGCCAATAACGCCGCACAAAAATTTACCGATGACCCGATTGTACAAATTATAAGTGTCGCCACGGTTTACCCCATGGGCGGTCAAAAACAACTTACTCAAGAGTTAACCGGCGTAGAAGTCCCTAAAAAAACCCACTCGGTTGATTTGGGCATGCTGATGATGAACGTGGCCACCTTTGCCGCCATCTATCGTGCAGTAACCTACGGCGAACCCCTTACCTCGCGCTTAATTACCGTGAGCGGCTTAGGACTGCATAAACCGTTTAATATTCAAGCCCTGATTGGCACACCTTTTGATGTATTAGCGCAAGCCGCCCAACCTAAAACACCGTTAAACTACCCATTAATTGTGGGCGGTCCAATGATGGGCTATCAAGTAAAAAACAATCAAGTACCAGTAACAAAAACTTCAAACTGCATTTTAGCCAACCCACCGCAACCCATCGAGATGCAAATGCCCTGCATTCGCTGTGGCGAGTGTATGGACGCGTGCCCTATTAATTTATTGCCCCAGCAAATGTATTGGCACGCGCAGGCGCATGAATACGATAAAGTCGAAAAACTCAATGTCTTTGATTGCATAGAGTGCGGCTGTTGCAGTTTTGTTTGCCCAAGCCACATTCCCTTGGTGCAATACTACCGTCACGCCAAAGCCGAAATCAAAGAGTTGCACGTCCAAGCTCACGCCATTGATTTAGCCAAACAGCGTCACGAATTTAAATTGGCTCGCATTGAGCGCGAAAAGCAAGAGCGTGAAGCGCGTTTAAACGCCAAAAAAGCCGCTGTAAAACAAGCTATAAAACCGCCCGCTCAAGAAATAACCAGCACGCAAGACACCACCATGCAAGTTGCACCAAAACCGGTGTCTGCTGCCGCGGCCGCCGCTAAAGCTGCGGCAGCCAAACGTGCTGCACAAAAATCCGCTGCTAAAATGGATGAAATAGACGCCGTTGCTGTGACGTTTAACCATCCCAGCATTGACCCCAGTAACCATAATCAAGCATTGCCCAATGTTGAACGTCATGTTGAAAATCATGTTGAGCCTCACATTGCGCCAAGCAATCCACCAAGTCTTGAACCCACGGTACTCGATTTAAGCGCCATGCCCCCGGCTCGTCGGCGCGCCATAGAAGCCGCTCAAAAAGCGGCACTCAAGTCAGCGCACAAGTCAGTACAAAAGGCTGATACACCAGATAATTATGCATCTCAACCACAGATAATCGATTTAACGCAAGCATCGGTGAGCTCTAACACTACTAATTCGAGTTCGGCGGCATTAGACAAAGAGAATGCGCGCAACGCGGCCATGCAAGCGGCGCGCGATGCGGCTCAAAAACGTAAAGCCAGTGTGAGTGCCGCTAAACCGCCTATTCAAACCCAAGCGCCAACTGACCTATCCTCAAACGACTTAAACGCCATCGACTCGGTTGCCGACGCATCGACAATTGCGTCAAAAATTGAACCGACGCTGGCACCCACAGACTCTCCAGAAAGCAAGCGCGATAAAGCCGTGGCGGCCGCACGTTTGCGCGCAGCTCAACGCAAAACCCAATCACAGGAGCCGCACTAA
- the rsxB gene encoding electron transport complex subunit RsxB, which produces MLEAIIIFTLLALLFGLLLGYAAVRFKVEGNPIAEQIDKVLPQTQCGQCGFPGCKPYAEALAQGNTEVNLCIPGGTEVMIKISEITHREPKAMDATAVETKPKTTAFIDEDLCIGCVLCIKACPVDAILGATKLMHTVIQQECTGCELCVPVCPVDCIEMRPETITTKNWKWPDPVVPTVQDPITSSDAPTQKAQEVL; this is translated from the coding sequence ATGTTAGAAGCTATTATTATTTTTACCCTGTTAGCCCTGTTGTTTGGTTTATTACTGGGCTACGCTGCAGTACGCTTTAAGGTTGAAGGCAATCCAATCGCCGAGCAAATTGACAAAGTACTACCACAAACACAATGCGGGCAATGTGGTTTTCCAGGCTGCAAACCCTACGCCGAAGCCTTGGCACAAGGCAATACCGAAGTTAACTTGTGCATTCCAGGTGGCACAGAGGTCATGATTAAAATTTCTGAAATCACCCATCGCGAACCCAAAGCGATGGACGCCACCGCCGTTGAAACCAAACCGAAAACCACCGCGTTTATAGATGAAGATTTGTGCATTGGCTGTGTGCTGTGCATTAAAGCCTGCCCGGTGGACGCCATTTTGGGCGCCACCAAATTAATGCACACCGTCATTCAACAAGAGTGCACAGGGTGTGAACTCTGCGTCCCCGTTTGCCCGGTGGATTGCATTGAGATGCGGCCTGAAACAATCACCACCAAAAACTGGAAATGGCCTGACCCCGTAGTTCCGACGGTTCAAGACCCCATTACTTCAAGTGATGCGCCAACCCAAAAAGCGCAGGAGGTGTTATGA
- the rsxA gene encoding electron transport complex subunit RsxA: MQEYILILISTVLVNNFVLVKFLGLCPFMGVSKKTDAALGMGLATTFVMTLSSVLSYIIYTYLLQPFGLEYLQTIGFILAIAAVVGFTEMAIHKTSPALYQVLGIYLPLITTNCAVLGVALLNVGEKNNFIESAVYGFGAAVGFTLVMILFASIRERVDAADVPTPFKGAPIALITAGLMSMAFMGFGGLV; encoded by the coding sequence ATGCAAGAGTATATTCTCATTCTTATCAGTACGGTGTTAGTTAATAACTTTGTATTGGTTAAATTTTTAGGCTTGTGCCCGTTTATGGGTGTGTCTAAAAAAACTGATGCCGCACTGGGAATGGGACTGGCGACCACGTTTGTCATGACGCTTTCGTCGGTGCTCAGTTACATTATTTACACCTATTTACTGCAACCGTTTGGCCTAGAATATCTGCAAACCATCGGCTTTATATTAGCCATTGCCGCCGTGGTCGGGTTTACCGAAATGGCCATTCACAAAACCAGCCCCGCGCTGTATCAAGTGTTGGGCATTTATCTGCCGTTAATCACCACCAACTGCGCGGTACTGGGCGTTGCGTTGTTAAACGTCGGTGAAAAAAACAACTTTATCGAATCGGCGGTGTATGGTTTTGGTGCGGCCGTGGGCTTTACGTTGGTGATGATTTTGTTTGCTTCTATTCGTGAGCGCGTTGACGCCGCCGATGTGCCTACGCCGTTTAAAGGCGCGCCCATCGCCCTGATTACAGCCGGTTTAATGTCCATGGCTTTTATGGGCTTTGGCGGCTTGGTTTAA
- a CDS encoding STAS domain-containing protein translates to MSLNIKEKNNVVTIAIEGSFDVSGYQAFKEVIETHNDPQTHFIVECKHASYLDSSALGMLLLLREKTAGDQKRLKLVNVHGDVASILKIAQFDRLFSINP, encoded by the coding sequence ATGAGTTTAAACATTAAAGAAAAAAATAATGTGGTGACCATCGCCATTGAAGGCAGTTTTGATGTTAGTGGTTACCAAGCATTTAAAGAGGTTATCGAAACCCACAATGACCCACAAACGCACTTTATTGTAGAGTGCAAACACGCTTCTTACCTTGATAGCTCTGCGCTAGGCATGTTACTGCTGTTGCGAGAAAAAACGGCCGGTGATCAAAAACGTTTAAAGCTGGTAAATGTGCACGGTGATGTAGCGAGTATTTTAAAAATTGCTCAGTTTGACCGATTGTTTAGCATCAACCCTTGA
- the apbC gene encoding iron-sulfur cluster carrier protein ApbC gives MGILNTLFGNGISETLQTQIEHQLKLCLEPTSQQDFLALKAISQLQLKKKQLSFTLALPYPCKSLWPSMLQTLSHSLTQITEIESVQIHFETRIVVHDAQAGINPLPNIKNIIAVASGKGGVGKSTTSVNLALALQQEGANVGILDADIYGPSIPTMLNIKDKPQSSDGKSMQPLMAYGLQVMSIGALIEEDSPMIWRGPIVTQTLTQLLKETNWSNLDYLIIDLPPGTGDVQLTLSQQIPVTGAVIVTTPQQVALIDAKKGLKMFEKVAIPVLGIIENMSTHICSNCGHEEAIFGENGGQKMAQTYQVDFLGSLPLDKRIREEADTGNPTVTAEPNSEIAFKYRTMAHKISSKIGIQKRSYNHVFPKIVIQNT, from the coding sequence ATGGGCATTTTAAACACGCTTTTTGGTAATGGAATCTCTGAAACCTTACAAACCCAAATTGAACATCAACTTAAACTTTGTCTTGAACCAACCAGTCAGCAAGACTTTTTAGCCCTTAAAGCCATCAGTCAATTGCAGCTTAAAAAAAAGCAACTTAGCTTTACCTTAGCGTTGCCTTATCCGTGCAAAAGTCTTTGGCCGAGCATGCTGCAAACCTTAAGTCATTCACTCACACAAATTACCGAAATTGAAAGCGTACAGATTCATTTTGAAACTCGTATTGTGGTGCATGACGCTCAAGCAGGCATTAACCCTTTACCAAACATTAAAAACATTATTGCCGTGGCTTCTGGCAAAGGCGGCGTTGGCAAGTCGACCACCAGCGTTAATTTGGCTTTAGCATTGCAGCAAGAAGGTGCTAATGTTGGCATTTTAGACGCCGACATTTATGGTCCTAGCATTCCCACTATGCTAAATATTAAAGACAAACCACAATCGTCCGATGGTAAAAGCATGCAGCCGCTAATGGCCTACGGCTTACAAGTAATGTCAATTGGCGCGCTAATTGAAGAAGACTCGCCCATGATATGGCGTGGCCCAATCGTTACGCAAACCTTAACGCAACTCTTAAAAGAGACCAATTGGAGCAATTTGGATTATTTGATCATTGACCTTCCACCCGGAACAGGTGATGTGCAGCTTACATTGTCACAGCAAATTCCGGTTACGGGAGCCGTCATTGTGACCACCCCGCAACAAGTTGCACTTATTGACGCTAAAAAAGGCTTGAAAATGTTTGAAAAAGTTGCCATTCCTGTTTTAGGTATTATTGAAAACATGAGTACACACATTTGTTCAAATTGTGGTCACGAAGAGGCTATTTTTGGAGAGAATGGTGGACAAAAAATGGCGCAAACCTATCAAGTTGATTTTTTAGGCAGCTTACCGCTCGATAAACGAATTCGTGAAGAAGCTGATACCGGAAACCCTACGGTTACCGCCGAACCTAATAGCGAGATTGCCTTTAAGTACCGCACCATGGCGCATAAAATAAGCAGTAAAATCGGTATTCAAAAACGCAGTTACAACCATGTTTTTCCAAAGATTGTGATTCAAAATACCTAA
- the mutL gene encoding DNA mismatch repair endonuclease MutL encodes MFNRQPIAQLPSHLADQIAAGEVVERPASVVKELLENALDSGATLIEIHIEEGGEKRIQVTDNGSGIPKNELLLAVSRHATSKIQTAADLACVTTLGFRGEALASISSVSRFEITSRAHNDVAAWQLQSEGDAQWSALKPAACPEGTRVNVSDLFFNTPARKKFLRSSKTEFLQIEQLVKRVMLSRFEVGFKLWHNHKLLRQVTPALDNKAINQRLSILLSDAFVEQSVEILFESQELVVKGWVGLPTFNRSQTDMQYLFVNGRMVRDRLLSYAVKQAYADVMYHGRHPAYLLFLELPSDWVDVNVHPAKYEVRFANGRWLYDFLRRSVRDAVAKPLMAQHGSGTALEASGQTSQSGYVNQNTPLYNQNRSLDIVAAQQFQQPLGGMFNAPNYANYSHSPGLVTLHEPNATYTTYNNTPSSDVTPRLGFAKAQIHGVYILAQNTQGLILVDMHAAHERIVYERMKKQWNNERIISQPLLVPIAMGVESLAVDVWHEQRDLFTQLGFEIEPLGPQQLKIMAVPAMLVKSNVVGLINDMLADLAVTGQTQRSEERINAILSTMACHGSVRANRTLSLLEMDALLREMEVTERSDQCNHGRPTWVELSMGQLDSLFMRGQ; translated from the coding sequence ATGTTCAATCGTCAACCCATTGCTCAATTACCGTCGCATTTAGCCGACCAAATTGCCGCCGGCGAAGTGGTCGAACGCCCGGCTTCGGTGGTAAAAGAGTTACTTGAAAATGCTTTAGACTCTGGCGCTACGCTTATAGAGATTCACATTGAAGAAGGTGGCGAAAAGCGTATTCAAGTGACCGATAATGGCAGCGGCATTCCTAAAAATGAGTTGCTGCTGGCAGTAAGTCGTCACGCTACTAGCAAAATACAAACAGCCGCCGATTTAGCTTGCGTGACTACGCTTGGGTTTAGAGGTGAGGCCTTGGCGAGTATAAGCTCGGTTTCACGATTTGAAATTACCAGCCGAGCCCATAACGATGTGGCGGCATGGCAATTGCAAAGCGAAGGTGATGCACAATGGAGCGCGCTAAAACCAGCCGCCTGCCCAGAAGGTACCCGCGTAAATGTGAGCGACTTGTTTTTTAACACGCCGGCGCGAAAAAAATTTTTACGCTCTTCTAAAACAGAGTTTTTACAAATAGAACAACTGGTTAAACGAGTAATGTTAAGTCGTTTTGAGGTTGGCTTTAAACTCTGGCATAATCACAAGCTGTTGCGCCAGGTGACTCCCGCGTTGGACAATAAAGCCATTAATCAGCGCCTATCCATCTTACTAAGTGATGCATTTGTCGAACAAAGTGTAGAGATTTTGTTTGAATCTCAAGAGTTAGTCGTCAAAGGCTGGGTTGGATTGCCAACCTTTAATCGCAGCCAAACCGATATGCAATATTTATTTGTAAATGGTCGCATGGTGCGCGATCGTTTACTGTCTTACGCTGTAAAACAGGCGTATGCCGATGTGATGTATCACGGTCGTCATCCAGCGTATTTATTATTTTTAGAACTGCCAAGCGATTGGGTGGATGTTAATGTTCACCCCGCCAAGTACGAAGTTCGTTTTGCCAATGGTCGCTGGCTATACGATTTTTTACGCCGCAGTGTGCGTGACGCGGTAGCCAAGCCATTAATGGCACAACACGGCAGTGGTACGGCACTTGAGGCAAGTGGACAAACCTCCCAATCTGGTTATGTAAATCAAAATACGCCCTTATACAATCAAAATCGCAGTCTAGACATAGTTGCAGCACAGCAGTTTCAGCAACCGCTTGGCGGTATGTTTAATGCGCCAAATTATGCGAATTATTCGCACTCACCAGGCCTGGTCACATTACATGAGCCCAATGCAACGTATACCACTTATAATAATACCCCGTCTAGCGATGTAACGCCGCGCTTGGGGTTTGCTAAAGCACAAATACATGGTGTGTACATCTTAGCCCAAAATACACAGGGCTTAATATTGGTGGATATGCATGCCGCACACGAACGCATTGTGTATGAACGCATGAAAAAGCAATGGAACAATGAACGCATTATCAGTCAACCGTTATTAGTGCCTATTGCTATGGGTGTAGAATCTCTAGCGGTGGATGTATGGCATGAGCAGCGCGATTTATTTACCCAGCTGGGTTTTGAAATCGAGCCTTTGGGGCCACAGCAACTAAAAATTATGGCTGTGCCTGCAATGCTGGTTAAAAGTAATGTGGTAGGATTAATAAACGATATGTTGGCCGACTTAGCTGTGACCGGGCAAACTCAGCGCAGCGAAGAGCGCATTAATGCAATTTTATCGACCATGGCTTGTCATGGTTCAGTGCGTGCAAATCGCACATTAAGCTTGCTCGAAATGGACGCATTGCTAAGAGAAATGGAAGTAACTGAGCGTTCGGATCAGTGCAATCATGGTAGGCCTACTTGGGTAGAGCTTTCGATGGGACAATTAGACAGCCTTTTTATGCGAGGCCAGTAA
- the miaA gene encoding tRNA (adenosine(37)-N6)-dimethylallyltransferase MiaA, whose protein sequence is MKLKDKEINLNIRNNFKVAPGLFSTEQLSQWLKMAEQCIAQKTCLAIMGPTASGKSQLSMDLARVLPIEIISVDSALIYRQMDVGTAKPTAQELATVPHHLINTHDPLQTYSAAEFVEDVHGLVADILGRGCLPVLVGGTMMYFNALQQGMSDLPEADKSVREALQALWVQDPSQLHAQLHDIDLVSAQRIHPNDPQRLIRALEVFKTSGKTLTELRALPKPSLSAFKLIKVALLPQDRSKLHDQIGVRFEQMLEKGLLQEVKQLMQRGDLHADLTAMRSVGYRQAWLFLQGDYDYPTFIEKGLVATRQLAKRQLTWLRKEPDLELFDPFSTTRIERLEGVLNLIQSHVRH, encoded by the coding sequence ATGAAGTTAAAAGATAAAGAAATAAATTTAAATATACGAAACAACTTTAAAGTAGCCCCGGGCTTATTTAGCACTGAACAACTTAGTCAGTGGCTTAAAATGGCTGAGCAATGCATTGCTCAAAAAACCTGTTTGGCTATTATGGGGCCAACCGCTTCGGGTAAAAGTCAGCTGTCTATGGATTTAGCTCGTGTACTTCCTATTGAAATAATTAGTGTAGATTCAGCACTTATTTATCGACAAATGGACGTGGGAACTGCAAAGCCTACGGCACAAGAGTTGGCCACAGTGCCTCATCATTTAATCAATACTCACGACCCGTTGCAAACCTATTCAGCCGCTGAGTTTGTTGAAGACGTGCACGGTTTGGTTGCCGACATATTAGGGCGAGGCTGTTTGCCCGTATTGGTAGGGGGAACAATGATGTACTTTAATGCACTGCAACAGGGCATGTCCGACTTGCCCGAAGCTGATAAATCGGTGCGTGAGGCATTACAAGCATTGTGGGTACAAGACCCAAGTCAATTGCACGCTCAGTTGCACGACATTGATCTGGTGTCGGCGCAGCGAATTCATCCTAATGACCCGCAACGACTGATTCGCGCGTTAGAGGTTTTCAAAACGTCAGGCAAGACTTTAACCGAGCTGCGGGCTTTACCCAAGCCATCCTTAAGCGCCTTTAAGTTAATTAAGGTGGCGTTATTACCCCAGGATCGCTCTAAATTGCATGATCAAATTGGGGTGCGCTTTGAACAGATGTTGGAAAAAGGTTTGTTGCAAGAAGTTAAGCAATTAATGCAGCGAGGTGATTTGCACGCCGATTTAACCGCAATGCGCAGTGTTGGATATCGCCAGGCCTGGTTGTTTTTACAGGGTGATTACGATTACCCAACGTTTATAGAAAAAGGATTGGTGGCGACACGCCAATTAGCAAAGCGCCAACTAACATGGTTGCGTAAAGAACCCGATTTAGAACTTTTTGACCCGTTTTCGACAACACGAATTGAACGTTTGGAGGGGGTTTTAAATTTAATACAGAGTCATGTTCGCCATTAA
- the hfq gene encoding RNA chaperone Hfq, with protein sequence MVKALPIQDPYLNALRKEKISVSIYLVNGVKLQGRVDSFDQFVVLLRSNVTQMVYKHAISTIVPMRDPKLYENSSDEIGTVDLPE encoded by the coding sequence TTGGTTAAGGCATTGCCCATTCAAGACCCATATTTAAATGCGTTACGCAAAGAAAAAATCAGTGTGTCTATTTACTTGGTTAATGGCGTAAAGCTTCAAGGGCGAGTGGATTCATTTGACCAGTTTGTAGTACTGCTTAGAAGCAATGTTACTCAAATGGTTTATAAGCACGCTATTTCAACCATTGTGCCAATGCGCGACCCTAAGCTGTATGAAAACAGCAGTGACGAGATTGGAACGGTTGACTTACCAGAATAA
- the hflX gene encoding ribosome rescue GTPase HflX yields MELFDRLERRELERAVLVHVDLHDEADREELDELYELVDSAGAQACALLTTKRSKPDPKLFVGKGKAEEIKQAVELYEADVVIFNHALTPAQERNLSNLLECHVIDRVGLILDIFAQRARSHEGKLQVELAQLKRMSTRLVKGWSHLDRQGGIGARGPGETQLETDRRLIQAKIKQLELRIDKVRQQRGLGRRSRKRSDVPTVTIVGYTNAGKSTLFNQMTNAGVYAEDRLFATLDSTLRRVHLPGAGSVIFADTVGFIRHIPHDLVTAFRSTLEETSEANLLIHLVDAADIHREEKMQDVYEVIKEVGADGVPQLLVFNKIDALEPAVEPKVDFNEDGVPQRVWISAKSGSGIDLLMNSVASFFKGTFFTVSITLSMQAAKKRSELYSLGTILEEGFDEFGNSLFKMTLTAQEWDSIKSWPELLEAKILE; encoded by the coding sequence ATGGAATTATTTGATCGTCTTGAACGACGAGAGTTAGAACGCGCTGTGCTGGTGCATGTTGATTTGCATGACGAAGCTGATCGTGAAGAGTTAGATGAATTATATGAACTAGTCGACTCGGCTGGAGCGCAAGCTTGTGCACTATTAACCACCAAGCGCAGCAAGCCAGACCCTAAATTATTTGTAGGTAAAGGTAAAGCTGAAGAAATTAAGCAGGCCGTTGAATTATACGAAGCCGACGTTGTCATTTTTAATCACGCATTGACGCCTGCTCAAGAGCGTAATTTGTCCAATCTATTAGAGTGTCACGTAATAGACAGAGTGGGTTTAATCTTAGATATCTTTGCGCAACGTGCACGTTCTCATGAGGGAAAGTTGCAAGTTGAGTTAGCGCAGTTAAAACGCATGTCAACCCGATTGGTTAAAGGCTGGTCGCATTTGGATCGACAAGGTGGCATTGGTGCGCGCGGCCCTGGTGAAACTCAGCTTGAAACTGACAGACGACTTATTCAAGCTAAAATCAAGCAGTTAGAGCTGCGTATTGATAAAGTACGTCAACAGCGTGGTTTAGGGCGTCGTTCACGAAAACGCTCGGATGTGCCCACAGTAACTATTGTGGGATACACCAATGCAGGTAAATCAACGCTGTTTAATCAAATGACTAACGCAGGGGTGTACGCTGAGGACAGGTTATTTGCCACACTCGATTCTACCTTGCGGCGCGTACATTTACCGGGTGCTGGTTCGGTTATTTTTGCCGACACCGTTGGTTTTATACGTCACATTCCACACGATTTGGTTACCGCGTTTCGTTCGACATTAGAGGAGACCAGTGAAGCTAATCTATTGATTCATTTGGTCGACGCTGCAGATATTCACCGTGAAGAAAAAATGCAAGACGTCTACGAGGTTATTAAAGAGGTAGGGGCTGATGGCGTGCCTCAACTGTTGGTCTTTAATAAAATAGATGCGTTAGAGCCCGCGGTTGAACCTAAAGTTGACTTTAATGAAGATGGCGTCCCGCAGCGCGTATGGATTTCGGCCAAAAGTGGTTCGGGCATTGATTTACTTATGAATTCGGTCGCCTCGTTTTTTAAGGGAACCTTCTTTACTGTGTCCATTACCTTAAGTATGCAAGCCGCTAAAAAACGTTCTGAGCTTTACAGTTTAGGCACTATTTTAGAAGAAGGGTTTGATGAGTTCGGCAACAGTCTGTTCAAAATGACTTTAACCGCTCAGGAATGGGATTCAATTAAAAGCTGGCCGGAACTTCTAGAGGCTAAAATCTTAGAGTGA
- the hflK gene encoding FtsH protease activity modulator HflK, whose protein sequence is MAWNEPGKPGQDPWGNSGNNNGGNQPPKKQNNDPDLDALLKKAQSILGGAGNQFNNAGNRFVGMIIFAVIVVVWLLSGIYIVDPAERGVVTRFGAFVEETKAGPHWHLPYPIEAVRVVNVDQIRTAEIGYRSDSRSKAGNVTEESLMLTKDENIIDLKIAVQYQVQSANQYLFETADPDETLRSVVESALREVVGQSTMDFVLTEGRNEVVSRLQTLAQERLTSYNSGLLITSVNLQDAQPPEQVQSAFADVVKAREDRERLINEAEAYSNDVIPKARGAAARELEEASAYHDRVIAQAKGESARFTSIMVEYQKAPEVTRSRLYIDAVSNVLTNTTKILLALKAVIIYCICL, encoded by the coding sequence ATGGCTTGGAATGAACCAGGTAAACCCGGACAAGACCCTTGGGGTAATTCTGGAAATAACAATGGTGGCAATCAGCCGCCTAAGAAGCAAAATAATGACCCTGATTTAGACGCTTTATTAAAAAAAGCACAATCTATCTTGGGCGGTGCCGGCAATCAATTTAATAATGCAGGCAATCGTTTTGTCGGTATGATTATTTTTGCCGTTATTGTGGTGGTTTGGTTGCTATCGGGTATTTATATTGTTGACCCAGCTGAGCGTGGCGTTGTAACGCGCTTTGGAGCGTTTGTAGAAGAAACCAAAGCCGGTCCGCATTGGCACTTGCCTTACCCTATTGAAGCGGTTCGCGTTGTTAACGTTGACCAAATTCGTACGGCCGAAATTGGATACCGCTCCGATTCTCGTAGCAAGGCTGGCAACGTGACTGAAGAATCACTTATGTTGACCAAAGACGAAAACATTATTGATCTTAAGATTGCTGTTCAGTATCAGGTTCAAAGTGCCAATCAATATTTATTTGAAACGGCTGACCCTGATGAAACCTTGCGTTCAGTGGTAGAGAGTGCTTTGCGTGAAGTAGTTGGTCAAAGCACTATGGACTTTGTTTTAACTGAGGGACGAAATGAAGTAGTGTCTCGTTTACAAACTTTGGCCCAAGAGCGTCTAACGTCTTACAACAGTGGTTTATTAATTACCAGTGTAAACTTGCAAGACGCTCAACCGCCAGAACAAGTTCAGTCAGCGTTTGCCGACGTTGTTAAAGCTCGTGAAGACCGTGAGCGTTTAATTAATGAAGCAGAAGCTTATTCTAACGATGTTATACCAAAAGCTCGTGGTGCAGCAGCACGTGAATTAGAAGAAGCCAGTGCGTATCACGATCGAGTGATTGCACAAGCAAAAGGGGAGTCAGCACGTTTTACCAGTATCATGGTCGAATACCAAAAGGCACCTGAAGTAACGCGCAGTCGTTTATATATTGACGCTGTGTCGAATGTATTAACCAATACCACTAAGATTTTGTTGGCTCTGAAAGCGGTAATAATTTACTGTATCTGCCTTTAG